In one window of Mercurialis annua linkage group LG4, ddMerAnnu1.2, whole genome shotgun sequence DNA:
- the LOC126676610 gene encoding uncharacterized protein LOC126676610 yields the protein MCRTTDFHGFLPKDRNSLKIKAFFIRFSGLKSCKNMPDSLTLAYLPRINGAELLVDGSSVKSDAPAFLTLHRVVNVKTKGEAVYGSRERVRASGAVRFEVLLGDERILKGMYGKNKEDEWKLEWKCAVENEAVVVGGSTADVAVAVDGEVPILSGRVEMALSKRRGGFDRLEVIPEEKDEGHDRDESENSLDGEDDLEESYGPDCDMMMDSEGVTWAVDLGIWVMCLGVGYLVSKASAKSFRRLRLI from the coding sequence ATGTGTAGAACCACGGATTTTCATGGGTTCTTGCCTAAGGATCGAAATAGCTTAAAGATTAAAGCCTTCTTTATTCGTTTCTCTGGTTTAAAATCATGCAAGAATATGCCTGACTCCCTCACACTTGCTTATCTTCCTCGCATTAATGGAGCTGAGCTTCTCGTTGATGGGTCTAGCGTAAAATCTGATGCACCTGCGTTCTTGACGCTGCATAGAGTCGTTAACGTCAAAACCAAAGGAGAGGCGGTTTACGGGTCTAGAGAACGGGTTCGAGCAAGTGGAGCGGTTCGGTTTGAGGTTTTACTGGGAGATGAGAGAATCTTGAAAGGAATGTATGGGAAAAATAAGGAGGACGAGTGGAAGCTGGAGTGGAAATGTGCGGTGGAGAATGAGGCGGTTGTTGTTGGCGGATCCACGGCGGATGTTGCGGTGGCCGTTGATGGGGAGGTGCCGATTTTGAGTGGGAGGGTGGAGATGGCGCTTTCTAAGAGAAGAGGAGGGTTTGATAGACTGGAGGTGATTCCAGAGGAAAAAGACGAGGGTCATGATCGTGATGAATCGGAAAATAGTTTGGACGGTGAGGATGATTTGGAGGAAAGTTATGGTCCTGATTGTGATATGATGATGGATTCAGAAGGAGTAACGTGGGCCGTTGATTTGGGTATTTGGGTAATGTGTTTAGGAGTGGGCTACTTAGTTTCTAAAGCTTCTGCTAAAAGCTTCAGACGCTTGAGACTAATTTAA